The following proteins are encoded in a genomic region of Pseudodesulfovibrio mercurii:
- a CDS encoding transporter substrate-binding domain-containing protein encodes MKFRILATATLFLLLASAFGCSQEPIQPKSDKTAPAATAEAPATGSQLDVILKRGTIRVGFDTFKPWAMKDKNGDYIGFEIEVARQLAKDMGVKVEFVPTKWSGIIPALLTGKFDIIIGGMSVTPQRNLKVNFSLPYEYSGMSIVASRKLAEGRASIEDFNNPGTTIAVRLGTTAAEAAKNFLPQAKILFFDEESQTIQELLNERVHAVVASNPLPLTLSKEYADQLFLPLKDDFTREPIAFAVKKGDLDFLNWLNNWVRVTMSKGWLQNRYEYWFFTNNWESQIQ; translated from the coding sequence ATGAAATTCCGCATCCTGGCCACCGCCACACTTTTCCTCCTGCTCGCATCCGCCTTCGGGTGCAGCCAGGAACCCATCCAGCCAAAATCGGACAAGACCGCACCGGCGGCGACCGCCGAGGCCCCGGCAACCGGCAGCCAGCTCGACGTCATCCTCAAACGCGGCACCATCCGCGTCGGTTTCGACACCTTCAAGCCCTGGGCCATGAAGGACAAAAACGGCGACTACATCGGCTTCGAGATCGAGGTGGCCCGGCAGCTGGCCAAGGACATGGGCGTCAAGGTCGAGTTCGTGCCCACCAAGTGGTCCGGCATCATCCCGGCGCTCCTGACCGGCAAGTTCGACATCATCATCGGCGGCATGTCCGTCACGCCCCAGCGCAACCTCAAGGTCAACTTCTCCCTGCCCTACGAGTATTCGGGCATGTCCATCGTGGCCAGCAGGAAGCTCGCCGAGGGCCGCGCCTCCATCGAGGACTTCAACAACCCCGGCACGACCATCGCCGTGCGGCTCGGCACCACCGCGGCCGAGGCGGCCAAGAACTTCCTGCCCCAGGCCAAGATCCTGTTCTTCGACGAGGAGTCCCAGACCATCCAGGAGCTGCTCAACGAGCGCGTCCACGCCGTGGTCGCCTCCAACCCGCTGCCCCTGACCCTGTCCAAGGAGTACGCGGACCAGCTCTTCCTGCCCCTCAAGGACGACTTCACCCGCGAGCCCATCGCCTTTGCCGTGAAGAAGGGCGACCTGGACTTCCTGAACTGGCTGAACAACTGGGTCCGCGTGACCATGAGCAAGGGCTGGCTGCAAAACCGTTACGAATACTGGTTCTTCACCAACAACTGGGAAAGCCAGATTCAGTAG
- a CDS encoding bifunctional ADP-dependent NAD(P)H-hydrate dehydratase/NAD(P)H-hydrate epimerase — MLLPLPTPAEMAVWDRETIHTIGIPGVTLMESASREAVNVLLEEYGDVGGAVIHCFAGSGNNGGDAFAVARHLNDLGAEVTVFHTRPKRGYRGETRTNLLWAQRLGIPLVHLAGVRLDTLAQPDIIVDGLLGTGFAGALREDFLQLVRTVNRLGERAFVLAVDIPSGLNGLTGRPQPEAVRADATATFQAPKLGLVLPEAQPHTGALHVCPIGIPLMIQEKYQTRHRLITGEVMAALPAPAPDMHKGSAGHVLVVGGSFGLTGAPHLAALAALRSGAGLATVACPAGLADAVKAGSPDIMTLPLGAGTAWTGDMAEAIKAELHRFDAVVLGPGMGRTPEARSLALELAAGCGLPMVLDADALFALAASPEHLRSLPEQAVLTPHPGEMARLLDTATAEVQADRLGAVDRFLAACDATLVLKGAGTLVADRDMTCVSPFAEPNLSVGGAGDVLSGVVGALLAGGLSPMRAACTGVFWHGLAGRALNNEFPARGNLASEIANMLPHAAAAFTKEPEPC; from the coding sequence ATGCTTCTGCCCCTTCCGACCCCCGCCGAAATGGCCGTGTGGGACCGGGAAACCATCCACACCATCGGCATCCCCGGCGTCACGCTCATGGAGTCCGCCTCCCGCGAGGCCGTCAACGTCCTGCTTGAGGAATACGGCGACGTGGGCGGCGCGGTCATCCACTGTTTCGCCGGGTCCGGCAACAACGGCGGCGACGCCTTTGCCGTGGCCCGGCACCTCAACGACCTCGGGGCCGAGGTCACGGTCTTCCACACCCGGCCCAAGAGGGGCTACCGGGGCGAGACCCGGACCAATCTCCTGTGGGCGCAGCGGCTCGGCATCCCCCTGGTCCACCTGGCCGGGGTGCGGTTGGACACCCTGGCCCAGCCCGACATCATCGTGGACGGCCTGCTCGGCACCGGCTTTGCGGGCGCCCTGCGCGAGGATTTTCTGCAACTGGTGCGGACCGTCAACCGGTTGGGCGAGCGCGCCTTCGTCCTGGCCGTGGACATCCCCTCCGGGCTGAACGGCCTGACCGGCCGCCCCCAGCCCGAGGCGGTCCGGGCCGACGCCACGGCCACCTTCCAGGCCCCCAAGCTCGGCCTGGTCCTGCCCGAGGCCCAGCCGCACACCGGCGCGCTGCACGTCTGCCCCATCGGCATCCCACTGATGATCCAGGAGAAATACCAGACCCGGCACCGGCTGATCACCGGCGAGGTCATGGCCGCCCTGCCCGCCCCCGCCCCGGACATGCACAAGGGCAGCGCCGGGCACGTCCTGGTGGTCGGCGGCAGCTTCGGCCTGACCGGCGCGCCGCACCTGGCCGCCCTGGCCGCCCTGCGCAGCGGGGCCGGACTGGCCACCGTGGCCTGTCCCGCCGGACTGGCCGACGCGGTCAAGGCGGGCTCCCCGGACATCATGACCCTGCCCCTGGGCGCGGGCACGGCCTGGACCGGGGACATGGCCGAGGCAATCAAGGCCGAACTCCACCGCTTCGATGCCGTGGTCCTCGGGCCCGGCATGGGGCGCACGCCCGAGGCCCGGTCCCTGGCCCTGGAGCTGGCCGCGGGCTGCGGCCTGCCCATGGTCCTGGACGCGGACGCCCTGTTCGCCCTGGCCGCCTCCCCCGAACACCTCCGGTCCCTGCCCGAACAGGCCGTGCTCACGCCCCATCCGGGCGAGATGGCCCGGCTGCTGGACACGGCGACCGCCGAAGTCCAGGCCGACCGGTTGGGGGCCGTGGACCGCTTCCTGGCCGCCTGCGACGCCACCCTGGTCCTCAAGGGCGCGGGCACGCTGGTGGCCGACCGGGACATGACCTGCGTCTCGCCCTTTGCCGAGCCCAACCTGTCCGTGGGCGGGGCCGGCGACGTCCTGTCCGGGGTCGTCGGCGCGCTCCTGGCCGGAGGACTTTCCCCAATGCGCGCGGCCTGCACCGGCGTGTTCTGGCACGGCCTGGCCGGGCGCGCCCTGAACAACGAATTTCCCGCACGCGGCAACCTCGCGTCCGAAATCGCCAACATGCTGCCCCACGCGGCGGCAGCCTTCACCAAGGAGCCTGAACCATGCTGA
- the cimA gene encoding citramalate synthase translates to MQQITIYDTTLRDGAQAEELNLTTQDKIRIAQKLDDLGIHYIEGGWPGSNPTDKKFFDRIRSYTFKNARLAAFGSTHMAKYTPDKDPNLTGLLKAETPVVTIFGKTWDIHATLALGIPLERNLELIANSVAYLKDRVDEVIFDAEHFFDGYKRNPEYALKALNAAFEAGADRLVLCDTNGGSMTHEIGEAVKAVREKLPEASLGIHAHNDSELAVANSLEAVRLGAVQVQGTINGYGERCGNANLCSVIPNLELKMGFDVIGRESLTKLLPISHFVSEIANLRPFMRQPFVGASAFAHKGGVHVSAILKDARTYEHIPPETVGNERRVLLSDQAGKSNILFKARELGYELAKDDPTVDRLLKELKIKESMGYEYSVADASFELMLREALGKPLDYFHFRHFFVVDAKREEDAEPMSEATVIVNVKGQQEHTAATGLGPVNALDQALRKGLERFYPSLKEIKLLDFKVRVLSGAVRDTGGTASFVRVLVETGDKTDRWTTMGVSHNIIEASWQAVVDAINYKLFKDEMAAAE, encoded by the coding sequence ATGCAACAAATCACGATATACGACACGACGTTACGGGACGGAGCCCAGGCCGAAGAACTGAATCTGACCACCCAGGACAAGATCCGCATAGCCCAGAAGCTGGACGATCTGGGCATCCACTACATTGAGGGCGGCTGGCCCGGCTCCAACCCCACGGACAAGAAGTTTTTCGACAGGATTCGGTCCTACACCTTCAAGAACGCCAGGCTGGCCGCCTTCGGGTCCACGCACATGGCCAAGTACACCCCGGACAAGGACCCGAACCTGACCGGGCTGCTCAAGGCCGAGACCCCGGTGGTGACCATCTTCGGCAAGACCTGGGACATCCACGCCACCCTGGCCCTGGGCATCCCGCTCGAGCGCAACCTGGAGCTCATCGCCAACTCCGTGGCCTACCTCAAGGACCGGGTGGACGAGGTCATCTTCGACGCCGAGCACTTCTTCGACGGGTACAAGCGCAACCCCGAGTATGCCCTCAAGGCCCTGAATGCCGCCTTCGAGGCGGGCGCGGACCGGCTGGTCCTGTGCGACACCAACGGCGGCTCCATGACCCACGAGATCGGCGAGGCCGTCAAGGCCGTGCGCGAGAAGCTGCCCGAGGCCAGCCTCGGCATCCACGCCCACAACGACTCCGAGCTGGCCGTGGCCAACTCCCTGGAGGCGGTCCGCCTCGGCGCGGTCCAGGTCCAGGGGACCATCAACGGATACGGCGAGCGCTGCGGCAACGCCAACCTCTGCTCGGTCATCCCCAACCTGGAACTCAAGATGGGCTTTGACGTCATCGGCCGGGAAAGCCTGACCAAGCTCCTGCCCATCTCCCACTTCGTCAGCGAGATCGCGAACCTGCGGCCGTTCATGCGCCAGCCCTTCGTGGGCGCGTCCGCCTTTGCCCACAAGGGCGGCGTGCACGTCAGCGCCATCCTCAAGGACGCCCGCACCTACGAGCACATCCCGCCCGAAACCGTGGGCAACGAACGCCGCGTGCTCCTCTCGGACCAGGCGGGCAAGTCCAACATCCTGTTCAAGGCCCGCGAACTGGGCTACGAGCTGGCCAAGGACGACCCCACCGTGGATCGCCTGCTCAAGGAATTGAAGATCAAGGAGTCCATGGGCTACGAATACTCCGTGGCCGACGCCTCCTTCGAGCTCATGCTCCGCGAGGCCCTGGGCAAGCCCCTCGACTACTTCCACTTCCGCCACTTCTTCGTGGTGGACGCCAAGCGCGAGGAGGACGCCGAGCCCATGTCCGAGGCCACGGTCATCGTCAACGTCAAGGGCCAGCAGGAACACACCGCGGCCACCGGCCTGGGCCCGGTCAACGCCCTGGACCAGGCCCTGCGCAAGGGGCTCGAGCGGTTCTATCCCAGCCTCAAGGAGATCAAGCTCCTCGACTTCAAGGTCCGCGTCCTGTCCGGCGCGGTGCGCGACACCGGGGGCACCGCCTCCTTCGTCCGCGTCCTGGTCGAGACCGGCGACAAGACCGACCGCTGGACCACCATGGGCGTCTCCCACAACATCATCGAGGCCTCCTGGCAGGCCGTGGTCGACGCCATCAACTACAAGCTCTTCAAGGACGAAATGGCTGCGGCCGAATAG
- a CDS encoding 3'-5' exoribonuclease YhaM family protein — protein sequence MARSVGKKSQYIQSLSPGQAVDDLFLLAGANQAQSKNGPYWNLTFQDATGTIDGKIWSPKSLEYPVLEPGCPVRVRGFVESYRDRNQLKVDQMDVFEGFAPGTDLSDFLPASATPPEVLMEALEDLVTEHMRHKPWKTLCRKVLCNEEIRARLLTAPGAKTVHHAYVGGLLEHTLGVARACMALCDVYPDLDRQTLLAGAIFHDLGKAWELSGGLANDYTDEGRLFGHIQLGMEKLEPFLARCPRLEEGLKLHLKHLITSHHGEHEFGSPVRPKTPEAFVLHFADNMDAKLNIIDQAYADMDKTGATWSPYMRFLERNVFRPEPTPDNAKKQNAKAENQCLLPLKA from the coding sequence ATGGCAAGATCAGTGGGCAAAAAGTCGCAATATATCCAGTCTCTGTCACCGGGCCAGGCCGTGGACGACCTCTTTCTCCTGGCCGGGGCCAACCAGGCCCAGTCCAAGAACGGCCCCTACTGGAACCTCACCTTCCAGGACGCCACCGGGACCATCGACGGCAAGATATGGAGTCCGAAGAGCCTGGAATACCCCGTTCTCGAACCGGGCTGCCCGGTCCGGGTGCGCGGCTTCGTGGAGAGCTACCGCGACAGGAACCAGCTCAAGGTCGATCAGATGGACGTGTTCGAAGGCTTCGCCCCCGGCACGGACCTGTCCGACTTCCTGCCCGCCTCCGCCACCCCGCCCGAGGTGCTGATGGAGGCGCTGGAGGACCTGGTCACCGAGCACATGCGCCACAAGCCGTGGAAGACCTTATGCCGCAAGGTGTTGTGCAACGAGGAGATCCGCGCCCGGCTGCTGACCGCGCCCGGCGCCAAGACCGTGCACCACGCCTACGTGGGCGGCCTGCTCGAACACACCCTGGGCGTGGCCCGGGCGTGCATGGCCCTGTGCGACGTCTACCCCGACCTGGACCGCCAGACCCTGCTGGCCGGGGCCATCTTCCACGACCTGGGCAAGGCCTGGGAGCTGTCCGGCGGCCTGGCCAACGACTACACCGACGAGGGGCGGCTGTTCGGCCACATCCAGCTCGGCATGGAGAAGCTGGAGCCGTTCCTGGCCCGCTGCCCCCGCCTGGAGGAAGGCCTCAAGCTGCACCTCAAGCACCTCATCACCAGCCACCACGGCGAGCACGAGTTCGGCTCCCCGGTGCGGCCCAAGACCCCCGAGGCCTTTGTCCTGCACTTCGCGGACAACATGGACGCCAAGCTGAACATCATCGACCAGGCCTACGCCGACATGGACAAGACCGGCGCGACCTGGTCGCCCTACATGCGCTTCCTGGAGCGCAACGTGTTCCGGCCCGAGCCGACCCCGGACAACGCCAAAAAGCAGAACGCGAAAGCGGAGAATCAATGTTTATTACCTTTGAAGGCATAG
- the surE gene encoding 5'/3'-nucleotidase SurE, translating to MNILLANDDGIQAIGLRALYFALKEAGHEVHVVAPVTEQSAVGHAVTLALPIRVKQFRENGFVGQGVYGTPVDCVKLGLSTLLDRKPDLVLSGINAGANVGVDILYSGTVSAATEGALMEIPSMAVSMDNFNPEDLSGQARFCAELLLRIPWDRLPRKRVLNLNFPNCPIGEAKEMVLCPHTRASYDDVYDTRQDPRGRPYYWLSGAIPPGRISPDRDRALLTAGHITLTPLHFDFTDRETLTVLKDSIS from the coding sequence ATGAACATTCTGCTCGCCAATGACGACGGCATCCAGGCCATCGGCCTGCGCGCCCTGTATTTCGCCCTGAAGGAGGCCGGACACGAGGTCCACGTGGTCGCCCCGGTCACGGAGCAGTCCGCCGTGGGGCACGCCGTGACCCTGGCCCTGCCCATCCGGGTCAAGCAGTTCCGGGAGAACGGCTTCGTGGGCCAGGGGGTCTACGGCACCCCCGTGGACTGCGTCAAGCTCGGCCTGTCCACGCTGCTCGACCGGAAGCCCGACCTGGTCCTGTCCGGTATCAACGCGGGGGCCAACGTGGGCGTGGACATCCTCTATTCCGGCACGGTGTCCGCCGCCACCGAGGGGGCGCTCATGGAGATTCCGTCCATGGCCGTGTCCATGGACAACTTCAACCCCGAGGACCTGAGCGGTCAGGCCCGCTTCTGCGCGGAACTGCTGCTCAGAATCCCCTGGGACAGGCTGCCGCGCAAGCGCGTGCTCAACCTCAATTTCCCCAACTGCCCCATTGGGGAGGCGAAAGAGATGGTCCTCTGCCCGCACACCAGGGCGTCCTACGACGACGTCTACGACACCCGCCAGGACCCGCGCGGCAGGCCGTACTACTGGCTCAGCGGGGCCATCCCGCCGGGCCGCATCAGCCCGGACCGGGACCGCGCGCTGCTTACGGCCGGGCACATCACCCTGACTCCGCTGCATTTCGATTTCACGGACCGCGAGACCCTGACCGTGTTGAAGGACTCGATTTCGTGA
- a CDS encoding CBS domain-containing protein, which yields MLKAKDIMTTECITLTPETDITAAAKVLLEKKINGAPVLDGDQVVGVLCQSDLVAQQKKVTLPSFFTLLDGVIPLSSHDELDREMTKIAALKVGDAMTAAPTFVTPETTIEDVATMMANEKLYTLPVIENGKLVGVVGKEDVLKTLIKD from the coding sequence ATGCTGAAAGCAAAAGACATCATGACCACCGAATGCATCACCCTGACCCCGGAGACCGACATCACCGCCGCGGCCAAGGTCCTGCTTGAAAAGAAAATCAACGGCGCGCCGGTCCTGGACGGCGACCAGGTGGTCGGCGTGCTCTGCCAGTCCGACCTGGTGGCCCAGCAGAAGAAGGTCACCCTGCCCTCCTTCTTCACCCTGCTGGACGGGGTCATCCCCCTCTCCTCCCACGACGAACTGGACCGCGAGATGACCAAGATCGCGGCCCTCAAGGTGGGCGACGCCATGACCGCGGCCCCGACCTTCGTCACCCCGGAGACGACCATCGAGGACGTGGCCACCATGATGGCCAACGAGAAGCTCTACACCCTGCCCGTGATCGAGAACGGCAAGCTGGTCGGCGTGGTCGGCAAGGAAGACGTGCTCAAGACCCTGATCAAGGACTAG
- the tsaE gene encoding tRNA (adenosine(37)-N6)-threonylcarbamoyltransferase complex ATPase subunit type 1 TsaE, whose amino-acid sequence MSLTLHLPDSEATVALGRALASILSRMDTPPALLLQGDLGSGKTTLVRGFVESLPGAESAEVSSPSFNICNLYPTTPGVAHFDLYRLEGMEPDDALFDAFEDPDTITIVEWIQYLPKEMWPEDALFLEWTPSDTGRSLVLHAMGGAAQSVLDALRPNENRF is encoded by the coding sequence GTGAGCCTGACCCTGCACCTCCCGGACAGCGAGGCCACCGTGGCCCTGGGCCGCGCCCTGGCGTCCATCCTGTCCCGAATGGACACTCCCCCGGCTTTGCTCTTGCAAGGCGACCTCGGATCGGGCAAAACCACGTTGGTCAGGGGTTTCGTGGAATCCCTGCCCGGCGCGGAATCGGCGGAGGTTTCGAGCCCGAGCTTCAACATCTGCAACCTGTATCCGACCACGCCCGGGGTGGCGCACTTCGACCTCTACCGGCTCGAAGGCATGGAGCCGGACGACGCCCTGTTCGATGCCTTCGAGGACCCGGACACGATCACCATCGTGGAGTGGATACAGTACCTTCCGAAGGAAATGTGGCCCGAAGACGCCCTTTTCCTGGAATGGACCCCGTCGGACACTGGACGAAGCCTGGTGTTGCATGCGATGGGAGGTGCGGCCCAGAGCGTCCTCGACGCCCTGCGCCCCAATGAAAACCGTTTTTAG
- a CDS encoding amino acid ABC transporter permease, whose product MSAEFLHKKIGPLPLSALADTTKTLLLLAAVVWLLILGSQRLGYNWQWYRIPQYLWTVTDQGFTWGPLMEGLGVTFRITGVSMVLMLVIGLTTALMRMSASWAARGVARAYMELIRNTPLLIQIFFIYFVVAPILDISAFRSAVIALSLFEGAYASEIFRAGITSIDKGQWEAAKSLGMGPYAMYRHIILPQAVRRVLPPLTSQAVSLVKDSALVSTIAILDLTQRGRMIDAETFLTFEIWFTVAAIYLAVTLALSGVVRLLERRFNGLRA is encoded by the coding sequence ATGTCGGCTGAATTCCTGCACAAGAAGATCGGGCCCCTGCCCCTTTCCGCCCTGGCGGACACGACCAAAACCCTGCTCCTCCTGGCCGCCGTCGTCTGGCTGCTCATCCTGGGCTCCCAGCGGCTGGGCTACAACTGGCAGTGGTACCGCATCCCGCAATACCTCTGGACGGTCACGGACCAGGGCTTCACCTGGGGGCCGCTCATGGAGGGGCTGGGAGTGACCTTCCGGATCACGGGCGTCAGCATGGTCCTCATGCTGGTCATCGGCCTGACCACGGCCCTGATGCGCATGTCCGCCTCCTGGGCGGCCCGGGGCGTGGCCAGGGCGTACATGGAGCTGATCCGCAACACCCCCCTGCTCATCCAGATATTCTTCATCTATTTCGTCGTCGCGCCCATCCTGGACATCTCGGCCTTCCGCTCGGCGGTCATCGCGCTGAGCCTGTTCGAGGGGGCCTACGCCTCGGAGATATTCCGGGCGGGCATCACCTCCATCGACAAGGGCCAGTGGGAGGCCGCCAAGAGCCTGGGCATGGGGCCGTACGCCATGTACCGGCACATCATCCTGCCCCAGGCCGTGCGGCGCGTGCTGCCGCCCCTGACCAGCCAGGCCGTGTCCCTGGTCAAGGACTCGGCCCTGGTCTCGACCATCGCCATCCTGGACCTGACCCAGCGCGGACGCATGATCGACGCGGAAACATTTTTGACGTTTGAGATATGGTTCACCGTCGCCGCCATCTACCTCGCGGTCACCCTGGCCCTGTCCGGGGTGGTCCGGCTGCTGGAGCGACGGTTCAACGGCCTCAGGGCCTGA
- a CDS encoding aspartate kinase: MNIVVQKFGGTSVRNLECQRQVMQKVLRPYREGNKVIVVLSAMSGETNRLLELANEWSDNPDPAEADALVSTGEQISCALFAMLLKQQGVKCRSVLGFQAPVKTDCCYGKARITDIDEARLKGMLQEYDILVVAGFQGCDENMRITTLGRGGSDTSAVALAAAIKADVCEIYTDVPGVFTTDPNLCTDARKIDRISYDEMLEMASMGAKVLQIRSVEFAKKYNVTVHVRSTFSDEPGTIVTQEDENMEAVMVSGIAYDKDQARITLIHVKDTPGVSAQIFSPLAEKKILVDMIVQNPSKDGLTDMTFTVPRADVKATINTLEKLKYEIGYEELSSNLNVAKVSIIGVGMRNHSGVASKAFRALADENVNILMISTSEIKITCLIDDKYTELAVRTLHKAFNLEEGKHIE, encoded by the coding sequence ATGAACATCGTCGTACAAAAGTTCGGAGGCACGTCGGTCCGCAACCTGGAATGCCAACGCCAGGTCATGCAGAAGGTCCTGCGCCCCTACCGCGAGGGCAACAAGGTCATTGTGGTCCTCTCGGCCATGTCCGGTGAGACCAACCGGCTGCTGGAACTGGCCAACGAATGGTCGGACAACCCCGACCCGGCCGAAGCGGACGCCCTGGTCTCCACCGGGGAACAGATCTCCTGCGCCCTCTTCGCCATGCTCCTCAAGCAGCAGGGCGTCAAATGCCGCTCCGTGCTCGGCTTCCAGGCCCCGGTCAAAACCGACTGCTGCTACGGCAAGGCCCGCATCACCGACATCGACGAGGCCCGGCTCAAGGGCATGCTCCAGGAGTACGACATCCTGGTGGTGGCCGGTTTCCAGGGATGCGACGAGAACATGCGCATCACCACCCTGGGACGCGGCGGCTCCGACACCTCGGCCGTGGCCCTGGCAGCGGCCATCAAGGCCGACGTCTGCGAAATCTACACCGACGTTCCGGGCGTGTTCACCACGGACCCGAATCTCTGTACCGACGCGCGCAAGATCGACCGCATCTCCTATGACGAGATGCTCGAGATGGCCAGCATGGGAGCCAAGGTGCTCCAGATCCGCAGCGTCGAGTTCGCCAAGAAATACAATGTAACCGTTCATGTCCGCTCCACCTTTTCCGACGAGCCGGGCACCATAGTCACCCAGGAGGATGAGAACATGGAAGCCGTCATGGTTTCGGGCATCGCGTACGACAAGGATCAGGCCCGCATCACGCTGATACACGTCAAGGACACCCCCGGCGTGTCCGCCCAGATTTTCTCCCCCCTGGCCGAGAAGAAGATTCTCGTGGACATGATCGTCCAGAACCCGTCCAAGGACGGCCTCACGGACATGACCTTCACCGTGCCCCGCGCCGACGTGAAGGCGACCATCAACACCCTGGAAAAATTGAAGTATGAAATCGGCTACGAGGAGCTATCCAGCAACCTGAACGTCGCCAAGGTCTCGATTATCGGCGTCGGCATGCGTAACCATTCCGGTGTGGCCTCCAAGGCCTTCCGGGCGCTTGCCGATGAGAACGTGAACATCCTGATGATCAGCACCTCGGAGATCAAGATCACCTGCTTGATCGACGACAAGTACACCGAGCTGGCGGTACGCACACTCCATAAAGCCTTCAACTTGGAGGAAGGCAAACACATCGAGTAG
- the tmk gene encoding dTMP kinase gives MFITFEGIEGTGKSTQIGRVRDYFEARGREVLLTLEPGGSRIGVELRKMLLHVDNREITPITELFLYLADRAQHVGQVIRPALAAGKVVLCDRFADSTIVYQGYGRGLDTSMLRELNEVAVNGLWPDLTIVLDIDPEIGLKRATLRNIEDGKAKEEGRFEAEHLSFHKRIREGYLTWAALNHRRMSVVDAAGTPDQVFDQIRAVIEACGDGAA, from the coding sequence ATGTTTATTACCTTTGAAGGCATAGAGGGTACCGGCAAATCCACGCAGATCGGCCGCGTCCGGGACTACTTCGAGGCCCGCGGCCGGGAGGTCCTCCTGACGCTCGAGCCGGGCGGCAGCCGCATCGGCGTCGAGCTGCGCAAGATGCTCCTGCACGTAGACAACCGGGAGATCACGCCCATCACGGAGCTCTTCCTCTACCTGGCGGACCGCGCCCAGCACGTGGGTCAGGTCATCCGCCCCGCCCTGGCCGCGGGCAAGGTGGTCCTGTGCGACCGGTTCGCCGACTCGACCATCGTCTACCAGGGCTACGGGCGCGGCCTGGACACCTCCATGCTCCGGGAGCTCAACGAGGTGGCCGTCAACGGCCTGTGGCCGGACCTGACCATCGTCCTGGACATCGACCCGGAGATCGGCCTGAAGCGGGCCACCCTGCGCAACATCGAGGACGGCAAGGCCAAGGAGGAAGGCCGGTTCGAGGCCGAGCACCTGTCCTTCCACAAGCGCATCCGCGAGGGCTACCTGACCTGGGCGGCCCTCAACCACAGGCGCATGAGCGTGGTCGATGCCGCCGGGACCCCGGACCAGGTCTTCGACCAGATCAGGGCGGTCATCGAGGCGTGCGGGGACGGCGCGGCCTGA
- the gap gene encoding type I glyceraldehyde-3-phosphate dehydrogenase: MATKIGLNGFGRIGRYLARLLATESDLELVAVNARASNEDLAHLLKYDSVHGRFPDVQPTEDGFVMAGKPVKVTRNAPGEWTWGELGCDIVVESTGKFTDRESCEKHLACGAKKVIISAPGKNADVTVVIGVNDEELKPEHKIISNASCTTNCLAPVAKVINDAFGIKHGIMTTVHSYTMSQRILDGSHKDMRRARACAVNMVPTTTGAAKAVGLVIPELNGLLDGMSIRVPTPNVSLVDLVCELKKETTVEEVNAALKAAANDSMGYTDEPLVSVDFMGSTFGGVVDSGLTRVMGGTQVKVIAWYDNEAGFTNQLLRLIKKTAAM, encoded by the coding sequence ATGGCGACGAAGATAGGTTTGAACGGATTTGGACGCATCGGCCGGTATCTGGCCCGGCTGCTGGCCACGGAGAGCGACCTGGAACTGGTGGCCGTCAACGCGCGCGCCTCCAACGAGGACCTGGCCCACCTGCTGAAATACGACTCCGTGCACGGCCGGTTCCCGGACGTGCAGCCCACCGAGGACGGCTTCGTCATGGCCGGCAAGCCGGTCAAGGTGACGCGCAATGCGCCCGGCGAATGGACCTGGGGCGAACTGGGCTGCGACATCGTGGTCGAGTCCACCGGCAAGTTCACCGACCGCGAGAGCTGCGAGAAGCACCTGGCCTGCGGGGCCAAGAAGGTGATCATCTCCGCGCCCGGCAAGAACGCCGACGTGACCGTGGTCATCGGCGTCAACGACGAAGAACTCAAGCCCGAGCACAAGATCATTTCCAACGCCTCCTGCACGACCAACTGCCTGGCCCCGGTGGCCAAGGTCATCAACGACGCCTTCGGCATCAAACACGGCATCATGACCACGGTGCACTCCTACACCATGAGCCAGCGCATCCTGGACGGTTCGCACAAGGACATGCGCCGGGCCCGCGCCTGCGCCGTGAACATGGTCCCGACCACCACGGGCGCGGCCAAGGCCGTCGGCCTGGTCATTCCCGAGCTGAACGGGCTGCTGGACGGCATGTCCATCCGCGTGCCCACCCCCAACGTCTCCCTGGTGGACCTGGTCTGCGAGCTGAAGAAGGAGACCACGGTGGAGGAGGTCAACGCGGCCCTCAAGGCGGCGGCCAACGACTCCATGGGCTACACCGACGAACCCCTGGTCTCCGTGGACTTCATGGGCTCCACCTTCGGCGGCGTGGTCGACAGCGGCCTGACCCGCGTCATGGGCGGGACCCAGGTCAAGGTCATTGCCTGGTACGACAATGAGGCCGGTTTTACCAATCAGCTGTTGCGGTTGATCAAGAAGACGGCTGCGATGTAG